The Pseudomonas extremaustralis genome contains a region encoding:
- the sdhD gene encoding succinate dehydrogenase, hydrophobic membrane anchor protein, whose protein sequence is MVTSVTNLSRSGLYDWMAQRVSAVVLAAYFIFLIGYLVANPGIGYEQWHGLFSHNAMRIFSLLALVALGAHAWVGMWTISTDYLTPMALGKSATAVRFLFQAVCGVVMFAYFVWGVQILWGI, encoded by the coding sequence ATGGTAACCAGCGTAACGAATCTGTCGCGTTCTGGCCTCTATGACTGGATGGCACAACGTGTGTCTGCGGTCGTTCTCGCGGCTTATTTCATTTTCCTGATCGGATACCTCGTCGCAAACCCGGGTATCGGCTATGAGCAATGGCATGGCCTGTTCTCCCACAATGCGATGCGAATCTTCAGTCTGCTGGCCCTTGTAGCCCTGGGCGCTCACGCTTGGGTCGGCATGTGGACCATCTCGACCGACTACCTGACGCCGATGGCGCTGGGCAAGTCCGCGACAGCAGTCCGTTTTCTCTTCCAGGCAGTATGCGGCGTCGTGATGTTCGCTTATTTCGTCTGGGGTGTGCAGATTCTTTGGGGTATCTGA